The window atatatatatatatatatatatatatatatataatttaccagTAATGCATGAATTTCATGtcataattgttttataattagcTAGAAATGCACTTTGATTGCAAGTAATAAATTGATCGGTCAATAGGTGTGGGATGCCTGATTGCAATCTCCTTTTGCTAATATAGCTGTTTATAATCCATGCATATTTTGTAGTCACAACagtaattgtttaatatttatattaagcaTTGCATGCTTACGTAATGTTCATGTATTTAGAAACACAATCCATTTGAGATCCCTGCTAACCATATGCTGAGCATGTAATATGATCGACATCATGCAAGATCacatgaccctctgatgtcagcACACATGCAGGGCTTTTATTGAATGTTACAGAACCGTGTCTTGTTTAGATATAATGTAGTGCTTGTATTGCATTGCTCATGAGCCACAAAACCGATTAGAATGATCATTTTAAAGGTACAGCATCCAAGCTGCCTATATAATCTGCTTTTGCTTAATTAGTATGTAGCTGTTTGGTTATAATACCTTTTCTCTTGATTCATGGCCTAAACAtggtttctttctttattcaggCAATTTGCTACAAGATCCAATCGCCCCTACCAACTCATCGTGCCAGCACTATGTCTGTAAATCATGTAAAGGtaaaaagatgatgatgaaaccCTCGTGCAGCTGGTGTAAAGACTATGAGCAGTTTGAAGAGAATAAGCAGCTCTGCATCTTGGTGGACTGCTACAGAAAACTCTGCGAGTACATCGCAGACTCTCCTCTCGCCCAACACATTTCAAGTACTGTGGGAGGGTCCCCAGACATCTTGGCTCTCTTGAATGAGGGTCTCTCATTGGACAACAGACTGGGGGAGGAGTCACTCTCCCTGAGCTTGACAAACAAGTCCCCTACACCCTCAACCTCAGAAACGCTTCACAGTGAGGGACAGTCCCCATCGACAGAAATCAAGGAGCAAGACCTCAGTCCTCTAGGGGTGAATGGTCTCCAGGACTGCAATGGCTTGACCAACGTGGAGGAGTTGACTGCCAGTTTACCTTCACTAGAGGCCAGTGTTCCAGACGCGGAAAGCGGGGGCGATGCAGTGAAACAAGAGAGTTTCACAAATGAGATCCCTGTGTGCGAGGCAGTGGCAGCTGCTGGCGAGGACCTTTGCACCAGCACCATGGACATTTGTGGCTTTGGCGAGGATATTAAACATGATGGCGGGACTCTCCTCTTGAGTGTAGAGGAAGTGCTCAGGACTCTAGAACCAGACCACGTCGCCCAGGATGAGTGCCCTGCGATATTGCAGTCGACTCTCGAACCTTCGGCGAACATGAAAGGACCATTTGTATCGATCGACTCTGCTCGGCAGCTTTCCTCTCTCCCGCAACACTCGCAGGAGGTTCTTTTGCCCCAGCACCCAATCTCCCAAAAGAATCCACAACATTTGGGAATATCCTGTTCCGCGGTGACGCCCAGAATGCCACGGTCCAACCGGAAGCGGTCGCGGTCGGAAAGCGACAGCGAGAAGATTCAACCCGTACCCATTTCCACTTTCGTCTGCGGCCCAACGTTGGGCGCTTCCACCCCCGTTCCAGTCAAGTGCGAACCTAAATCTCCCACTCAGACTATCCCTCACATGGCGGCGGTGCCCAACGGTGGTGGCCTTTCTAAAGTGGGCAAGGCGTTACTGGTGCCTGCGAAAACTGTCAAAAAGACCATTGACAACCATGGACCCAAAAAGGCATACACTAAGTCCAAACAGGGCACTCCAAAGTCGAAGGAAAAGACGAAAGAACGGATTCTGACTAACACCCTCATTCCCGGGAGCCCCACGAAAGTGGTGTACAAAAAGGCGCAGGAGAAAAAGGGCTGCAAGTGCGGCAGAGCAACTCAAAACCCAAGTGTTCTTACATGCCGTGGACAGCGATGCCCCTGTTACTCCAACCGCAAAGCCTGTCTGGACTGCATATGCAGGGGTTGCCAGAACTCCTACATGGCCAATGGCGAAAAGAAGCTGGAGGCCTTCGCGGTGCCAGAGAAGGCGCTCGAGCAGACAAGACTCACTCTAGGCATCAACGTCACCAGCATCGCAGTGCGGAACGCCACCGGTAGCGGAGCCGGCGGGATGCTTAACGTCTCCACGGCGGCTGGCTCACCTGTGGCCTCCTTCTTGGCTACGGGGCCACACGAAGACAAAGGATTCGATGAACCATTGGACATGAGGTTTGACTGAGTACCAGATGATTCTCCTTTAACATCACCCTGTATTCCAAACCGGCTTGCTTTCAGTGTGATGGCACTGTACCGAGGGGCTGATGCCAGCAGAGTCCGCGATAAGGCAGCTACTGTGATCCTGTTCCAGTTCACACGATCAATTAAACTAGTTATTGCTGAAGCTTGTGCCTTTAAATCATTTGTACTATTCGTTTTGGTTTTCTTGCACACCTTTAGGAGGAGATACTGTAAGTCGAGAGTATCTTTTGGGAAaggtcctcttttttttttacattcaagtaCAAGTGATCTATAAGGCATGATCTTTGGCAAGATATACCTGACCTCATTGTTGTGGGTCACGCTATGTGCATATGTGGAAGATTTTCAATTGTAGGTTAGGGGATGAGACATGTTAAATGAGTGGTACCCTACAGCATCAGTAGAGACTGGTATT of the Carassius auratus strain Wakin unplaced genomic scaffold, ASM336829v1 scaf_tig00215606, whole genome shotgun sequence genome contains:
- the LOC113095079 gene encoding E3 ubiquitin-protein ligase MSL2-like, yielding MNPVNATTLYVSACRSVLQCDPRDPQALAEIYKLLPFFRQSLACLVCGNLLQDPIAPTNSSCQHYVCKSCKGKKMMMKPSCSWCKDYEQFEENKQLCILVDCYRKLCEYIADSPLAQHISSTVGGSPDILALLNEGLSLDNRLGEESLSLSLTNKSPTPSTSETLHSEGQSPSTEIKEQDLSPLGVNGLQDCNGLTNVEELTASLPSLEASVPDAESGGDAVKQESFTNEIPVCEAVAAAGEDLCTSTMDICGFGEDIKHDGGTLLLSVEEVLRTLEPDHVAQDECPAILQSTLEPSANMKGPFVSIDSARQLSSLPQHSQEVLLPQHPISQKNPQHLGISCSAVTPRMPRSNRKRSRSESDSEKIQPVPISTFVCGPTLGASTPVPVKCEPKSPTQTIPHMAAVPNGGGLSKVGKALLVPAKTVKKTIDNHGPKKAYTKSKQGTPKSKEKTKERILTNTLIPGSPTKVVYKKAQEKKGCKCGRATQNPSVLTCRGQRCPCYSNRKACLDCICRGCQNSYMANGEKKLEAFAVPEKALEQTRLTLGINVTSIAVRNATGSGAGGMLNVSTAAGSPVASFLATGPHEDKGFDEPLDMRFD